The following coding sequences lie in one Treponema sp. OMZ 790 genomic window:
- a CDS encoding MATE family efflux transporter, with amino-acid sequence MNESRIKILKEENINKALFKLGIPMVISLLVAALYNVVDTYFVSGLGKEAVAAVSVAFPIQLIFLGIGLTFGAGAGSYISRLLGGNNRKEANVVATVSLFSSMILGIITSIALFGYLESVLRFMGAIPSIMELSKSYTDIFIVGGVLGAINVTLGNLAVAQGAAKISLRAMIIGSVSNMILDPIFIFGLNLGVRGAAIATLIARVITSMIYVIYFIGDKNLIEIKVYNFKPTIAIYKEILKIGISMLILQLLQTISMSKISYAVSFYGEEAIAAMGIVLRIVTLGANIVFGYMKGLQPLAGFNYGAKNYGRVQEAIKASIKWTNIFCVAWTLVIYVFASNILSIFGTDEGVISIAIPALRAGVIMFVTFGFQFSYSTLYLSIGKALDGVFLNSLRQGIVFIPIILLLPKFMGLNGVIYAQAISDLLTTIITIPFAVSVHKKLKLKTKGNLSF; translated from the coding sequence ATGAATGAAAGCAGAATAAAAATTTTGAAAGAAGAAAATATTAACAAAGCACTTTTTAAGCTGGGTATTCCTATGGTTATCAGCTTGTTAGTAGCAGCTTTATATAATGTTGTAGACACATACTTTGTGTCTGGATTGGGAAAAGAGGCTGTTGCCGCTGTTTCTGTTGCATTTCCAATTCAACTTATTTTTCTAGGTATAGGCTTAACATTTGGTGCAGGAGCAGGTTCTTATATATCAAGATTACTTGGAGGCAATAATAGAAAAGAAGCAAATGTTGTAGCTACAGTTTCTCTATTTTCCAGTATGATTTTAGGAATAATAACATCTATTGCATTGTTTGGTTATTTAGAGAGTGTTTTGAGATTCATGGGCGCAATTCCCTCTATTATGGAACTTTCAAAATCCTATACAGACATATTTATAGTGGGTGGTGTTTTAGGAGCAATCAATGTAACACTTGGGAATTTGGCTGTTGCACAAGGAGCTGCTAAAATTTCTTTAAGAGCTATGATTATAGGCTCTGTATCAAATATGATTTTAGATCCAATATTCATATTCGGATTGAATTTAGGAGTAAGAGGTGCTGCTATTGCAACACTAATAGCTAGAGTGATAACAAGTATGATATATGTTATTTACTTTATAGGAGATAAAAATTTAATTGAAATAAAAGTATATAATTTCAAGCCTACTATTGCGATTTACAAAGAGATCTTGAAGATAGGAATTTCCATGTTAATACTTCAGCTCTTGCAAACCATATCCATGAGCAAAATATCCTATGCCGTTTCTTTCTATGGCGAAGAAGCAATTGCTGCAATGGGTATTGTTCTTAGAATTGTAACATTGGGAGCAAATATTGTATTTGGATATATGAAAGGTTTGCAACCCTTAGCAGGTTTTAATTATGGAGCAAAAAATTATGGACGAGTGCAAGAAGCTATAAAAGCGAGCATTAAATGGACAAATATATTTTGTGTAGCGTGGACTCTGGTAATCTATGTATTTGCATCAAATATATTATCTATATTTGGAACTGATGAAGGCGTGATAAGTATAGCAATTCCGGCATTAAGAGCGGGTGTAATAATGTTTGTAACATTTGGATTCCAATTTAGCTACTCTACATTGTATTTATCTATAGGAAAAGCATTAGACGGAGTATTTTTAAATTCATTAAGACAAGGAATTGTATTTATACCTATCATTTTATTGTTGCCTAAATTTATGGGATTGAATGGTGTGATATATGCTCAAGCAATCTCAGATTTATTGACAACGATAATCACAATTCCTTTTGCTGTTAGTGTTCATAAAAAATTGAAATTGAAAACAAAGGGAAATTTATCATTTTGA